Genomic DNA from Vicingaceae bacterium:
AATTTGTTTTTCAAGTCAACATCTAATTTGTTATAAGTACGGATTATGTTCCTGAATCATCATCTAAATTTTTCAAAAATTTGGCAGGATTACCGGCAACAACTTGATTTTTCCCGACATTCTTAATCACTACTGCCCCCATACCTATCAAAGCATTATCCTCTATTTTTCCTTTATTGATTATGAGTGCACCGGGTGCAATCCACACATTTTTTCCGATTTGGGCACTTCCCCCTATCATGGCATGAGCGATGACCAAACTGTTTTCTTCAATTTGCACTCCATGGGCTATATGTACAAGATTATCCACTTTTACATTTTCCCCCAAAACCGTTGAACCCAGCACTGCACGGTCTATACAATTGTTGTTACCAATTTCAACATTTTTACGGATAACCACATTTCCGATATGTGGAATTTTTTCATACTTGCCTTGTTTGTTTTTTTCATAACCAAAGCCGTCCCCACCTATGGTATTGTTAGAACCTATCACCACATTGTTTTCAATCACCGTACCCCATCCGATCACATTGTTGTGTCCAATCACTACATTATCTCCTATGATACAATTTTCTTCTATCACATTATATTCTCCCAAGATAACGTTTTTCCCCATCTTTACACTTGGGTGTATGATATTGTTTGATCCGGTGTTTGTTGATTTTGAAGGGGCAAAAAATTCTTTAAGAACGTGCATGAATGATAAACGTGGCTGATGACAAAAGATATAATTCACTTGTGGCTGAATTTTAATTTTATCTTTTGCACTCAATGGAAGAATGACCGTTCCGGCTCTTAGTTCTTTTAACTTGTCGATATTTTTTTCATTACACCAAAACAACACATCTTGACGCATGTTGTTTTCATCCAATGGAATCAATTCATTTATGATTACCCCGGCATCTCCGGCAAACTCCGTGTATTCTATTTTTTCCAATATTTCTTTAATAAGAGGCATGATAATTTAAATTATCCACCTAAGCACTTCAAAGGCCTCGGCATATTTTTGTTTTATTTGTTCACCGCGCATTCTTGCCCACGAACGAATAAATTCGTCACCGGAATAAGAACGGTGTTGCTGGGATTTATACTCTTTTATGGCTTGTATTTTTTTTTCGATATGCTTATCTTGAACAGGCACAAAAGCCGTTGTAGAAAAGGTGATGTTGTTCCAAGGCATTTCATAACACAATATTGCCGAATATTTAAATGCTCTTAATCCTTCTTGTGCAATGGTATGATGGTCTTGATGAATGTCATTCATGGAAGGCATCAATACGATGTGGGGTTGTATTTTTTCACGTAAATCTATCATGTTTTGTAAAATTTCTTGACGGCGATAATTAAATGTCCTTACTTCATAATCATATAAAAACAGGCGTTCGGGCAAGATTCCCAAAATTTTTGATGCTGCTTTTATTTCCGTGATTAAAATATCCGGGGGAAATTGAGGAAGAACCGACTGTCGGCAAGCAGAAAATGCGGCACAATACACCTCATTGCCTTCTTCTATAAGACGATTGATTGTTGCTCCACATCCAAATTCTCCGTCATCGGTATGCGGCGCCAATACCAATATTTTCTTTTCTCTGAACACGTTGTTTTAAATATAAAATTCCGGAAATTTTGGCGTAAATATACAACAATTACACAATTTCTTTTATCACATTGGTTTATAGATAAACCAACCGTTATTTTTCATTTTCTGTTTTGATTTATCAATGATCCGTATAATTTTTCAATTTTTTGCACAAATGCTTTTTCTCCAAATTGATCTATACATTTTTGACTGATTTGTTTTTTGTCCCATTGCCGGGTCATGGCTTCCTGCATGGCTTTGGCCAACGAGAATGGCGAAAAATCTTCAGATATAATGCCATTGCTTTCGTTGATAAAAAACCCGGGGCCTCCCGATGGGGTGGAAACTACAGGCAACCCTAACGACAATGCTTCAAGAGCTGCTACTCCGAAGGTTTCGACATCACTTGAAAAAACAAAATAATCAAATTCCGGCAATATTTGTGCTATCTCTTCCCTTGTCATACTGCCTTTGAACTCTACCGCATGTTCTATTTTGAGTGCTTTGGCTATGCCGTGTAGCTTCACTTTTTCAGGACCATCGCCAATGATGGTCAAAGAGACATTTTTATTTGTATGGTAGACAATGGCAAATGCCTGCAACAATCGGTCATGGGCTTTGACAGGCAGCAAACCGGCTACATTCACAAAAGCAATAGTTGACCGTTTCGTTACAAGAGGACTGTCTTGAATGTTTTTGGCCATTTTTTCAAATTCCAAAGGCAACACATTGGGCAACACCTCTATTTTTGCTCTTTCTGCATATTTTTTGACCGCATCTTTTAAGCTTTTCGAAACAACCACCACCGCACCTGCCTCTTCATAATATTTTTTGCAAGGTGCTTCTAATGATTTATGCAGTGCTTGTTTGGCAACTATACTTGAATGCTCCGTAATCAAATAAGGCACACGGGTTTGAGCAGAAAATTCATTGGCAAGAGCGGCAGCCCAATACACATTATGGGCATGCACTATATCCGGCATGGAATTTTTGTTAAAATATCCCAGCAGCGCCTTCATGCCGGTTTTTTGGTAAAATTTTAGCGAATATCCGGGGTCCGGGTTATTGAAGGGGATAAAAGAAAAACTTATTACATCAAATCCATGTCTATGCCCGTAATTTATTTTTTCATTTTTTCCCAAAATCCATTGCAATATCAATGACCAGGCCTTTTTGACCGAGATTTTTTTATAAGCGGCTGTGATATTTTTGCCAAAAAATGCTTTTCTGATAAGACCGGACAATGAAAACTCCACCTTTCCTTCACAAACAACCACATCGTGTCCGGCATTTTTAAGAGCCAATGCCTGATCTTTTTGAAAAATCCCGGCCAAAGGCCTATCGGCGGGTAAGAATTCTTCGGATGTAATCAAAAGAATTTTCATAAGTCAGAAATAACCTAAGATAAATTTTTTATATAATTTTTTCATTTTTTTTTAAAACATAAAATTCGGTTGACGGACCATTCTTTTTCAAGATAATAAGAAGCTTCTCAATTGGCATTAAACAATATTTTAATAAAAAATACATTTTAAAACGATAGATTCTTTTAATTTGATGCCATATAAAAAAATTCCACTTATTTCCATTTATCGGGTCATATAAAATCACAAACATTGGTTTAGACAAAACAGGAAACAATAAATTGTCTTCAAAAACTTTCAAAATTTTCTCTTTACTCCTAAAAGCTTGATGTTTAGTTTGAAAATGAACTTTTCTTGTCAGAAAGTTCTCAGAAGCAATTAAATAACCTCCGGGTTTCAACAACTTAGAAATATTTTGAATTGCATTTATGTATTCATTTTCATCTACAATATGAAATAAAACATCTATTACACTAATTACATCAAATCTTTCAGATTGATCAAATGGTAATTTTTTTTCAGTTATATCAAATTTAATAACTTTTATAGATGAAAAATTTTTTTTTAAATTTTCTACAGCAACATCACTGATATCTGACGAAACAACATTTTTATAACCCAGTTCTAACCAATGCTTGACATAAAAACCGGTACCTGATCCAATGTCAAGTATTTTAATATCCTTATTTTCTAATTTTAATTTTTTTAATATCAATTTAAAGACAAATGATCTAATCTGATACAAAATATTGTTGAAATTTACATCAAATGAAATATCTCCAACCCCCCTTAATGAATACTCTTTTTTAAATCTTTCATTCCAATATGTTTCTTTTTGAAAATTTTTCATAGAAAAAATATTTGATTTTTAAACGCATTCCACCTTGATAATAGTTATATAATTCGGATTTAATAAAAGTTCTCATTGCATAGTTATTTAATTGAGCCTTAATTTTATGAAAAACATATCTACTAATATAAAATGCAAATTTGCTTTCGGGGAAATAACCAACTGTGTTATTCGCATTGATAATTTTAGTATATAAAAATATGAATTGTTTTATTTCATTATGATTGAAATCATATACTTGATCAAAAAATGTCTTATATAATATTTGTTTCTCATTCTCATCTAATGAAAGCTTCAGAAAATTTTCAATAGCATATAATACTGCTTTTATTCCCGACTGTATTTGTTGGGACCTATACTGATTTGATACTGAAGATTGATTATTTCTGACCTTGTATAAAAATTGCTGCAGGTTATATCCTTTTGTAACTTTTAAAATTCTTAGCCATAACATAAAATCCTCTGCATGAAGAAAATCTTCATATTTAATTCCAAAATCTTTAAAAACTTTTCTTCTAAACATACAAGAAGCATGGCAAAACGGAGCTTTGAGTAAAGACCGTGCAAAAATATCTTCATGGTTTTTAGCATATACAATTTTTTTTTTGCAATTATTACCAAACAATATAATATTGGTACCTACAATACCTATTTCATGATTTTTTTCCAAAAAATTGACTTGCAAATGCAATCTATCGGGCAATGAAATGTCATCTGCATCCATTCTTGCTATGTATTTCCCTTTGGCAAGTGACAATCCTTTATTAAGCGTATAAACTAAACCTTGATTGGTGTCATTTTGTACATAAACTATGCGTTCATCTTTTATTTTACTTATTATTTCTTTTGAACTGTCAGTGGAGCCGTCATTTATCACAATTAGCTCAAAATCTGTATACTTTTGATTTAGAATGCTCTTAATTGCTTCTTCAATGTATTTTTCAGCATTATATACCGGTAAAATCACACTGACCTTAGGAATACTCATTTTAAATTTTTTTTAAATAATTTACTATTCTCCTTACTATATTACCTTCCTGTTTCCAAGATACTTTTTTAAACGAATATGATACTATTTTTCTTTTCTTAATATCAGGCAAATTGTCAGTTATGAAGTTATAAAGATAAGGAATAATGTTATATTTTTCTAATATCAAATTACGTGCTTCAACGATATATTCAAAATTTGCAGAGTAAATATCTTCTTTTATTGCATTAAGAATTGTTTTTTTTGATAGTTCAAAATCCGAAAGATCAAGCTGAATAAATGAATCTAATGGGAAATATTGAGAAATGTTTTTTGCACCGTAATACAAAGGCATATTAAACGCCAAAAATGCATCTGAAATCTTTTCAGTCCAATAATTAGTTGTTGAGACATTCTCAATGGCTAAAGAATATTTATATTCCACTTCTTTATCATATTTTACAGGCAAAAATGAATAACCATTCCCGAATAAATCAATTGGCACTTGATTTTTAGACAATAAAAAGTCTATAAAATTTTTTCTTAACAACTGCTCTTTAAAAACTATATCTTTTGAAACCACCGCAATAATTCTATCCATTTTTTTTGATTTTATTGTTTTATAATCGACACTTTTTAGAAAATTGTATGATTTTCCGGTCCACCATGGTAAAAAGCCATGGGAGTAACAACATTTATCATTTTTAAAATTAAATGGACCAATCATATAATCAAAATAGGGTATTAATTTCTTTATAAAATTGTATCTTTCAATGGGTGGTTCCATAAAAATAAATAAACGGGAATTTTTACGGCAAGAAATAACAAAATCATCTTCCGGAGGGGACAGAAATACTATAACATCCAATGGCTCTGATAGGTCATAAGTAAAAATCATATTTTTCCATCTTCCAACATTTTTTGAATATAATTGCTCCGACTGAATTAATAAATTCGGTTCATCCCAGGATTTGTATATACCTACCTTTATTTTTTCCATTCTAAATCGTTTAAAAATATCTTAAAAGTTCAGGATAATTTTTTTGTATCAATGAATTTATAAAATCCGATTTTAATTTTATAAATTCCTTTCTTCCGGATTTATATTCTTGATTTAAGTTAACTACCCTGGAATCCTGGGTGGATTTTTTAACTGTTTTATAATCGATTCTTTTTAAAATTTTATTGAGTTTTTTTACATCTATTGATGTACCAAAGAATTTGCAAATTTTCTCAAATTCTTTTTCTGGTTTCTTTTTCAATTCTTCATATTTAATGACAAGTTTCTCAGGTATAGATTTATCAATAAGCCACTTTTTCAAATGCTTAGCATATAACAATGTTATCTTTTCTATGTTTTTATCATCAAACGGATCTAAATGCAAATAAGTCAAATAAGAATATACGGTCTCAGGAAAATCTCTATATAAATAAATGCATCTTTGACATTCAACATTATCCAAATTATAATCATCTATTAAATCATGTGTATGATATAATAAAAAATCTTTTTTGTATCCATAATAAAAACTTCTTAAAAGTAATGGTTTCTTAAAATACAACTCAATAATATTTCTCAACCAATGGCTACCGGTTCTTGGAAATGATATTAAATAAGGAAAATGTTTATCATTTAATGTTTTAATTACAATCGGGTCATTTTTTTTATATAGTTTTTTTATCGGCAAACCCACCATGCGTTTGATCTGAATTTTTATTTTTTCTAAAATTTTTTTTATTAATTTCTTAACTATTTTAAATTTTTGCATTAATATTAAAAAATTGACGTCAAGCGGTTTTTTTATTTCTAATGTATATGATTCATGAATAACCTCTTTTTCATTATTTTTCTCGTCTAAAGGATGGACCGTATGAACTAATCGAATATTATGAATACCATATAATAATTGTATTTTTTTATTTTTAAAAATATACTCTTGTACATAAAAAAGATTATTAAAATGTCTGCAAAATAATTTATAATTGTGAGGTTTAAGTAATTTGTTTATCAATTTTTCATTTTCCAACGAATCACATTCTATAATAAAAATATCAGGCCTGAACTTTTTAAGAT
This window encodes:
- the lpxD gene encoding UDP-3-O-acylglucosamine N-acyltransferase; translation: MPLIKEILEKIEYTEFAGDAGVIINELIPLDENNMRQDVLFWCNEKNIDKLKELRAGTVILPLSAKDKIKIQPQVNYIFCHQPRLSFMHVLKEFFAPSKSTNTGSNNIIHPSVKMGKNVILGEYNVIEENCIIGDNVVIGHNNVIGWGTVIENNVVIGSNNTIGGDGFGYEKNKQGKYEKIPHIGNVVIRKNVEIGNNNCIDRAVLGSTVLGENVKVDNLVHIAHGVQIEENSLVIAHAMIGGSAQIGKNVWIAPGALIINKGKIEDNALIGMGAVVIKNVGKNQVVAGNPAKFLKNLDDDSGT
- a CDS encoding glycosyl transferase family 1 — encoded protein: MKILLITSEEFLPADRPLAGIFQKDQALALKNAGHDVVVCEGKVEFSLSGLIRKAFFGKNITAAYKKISVKKAWSLILQWILGKNEKINYGHRHGFDVISFSFIPFNNPDPGYSLKFYQKTGMKALLGYFNKNSMPDIVHAHNVYWAAALANEFSAQTRVPYLITEHSSIVAKQALHKSLEAPCKKYYEEAGAVVVVSKSLKDAVKKYAERAKIEVLPNVLPLEFEKMAKNIQDSPLVTKRSTIAFVNVAGLLPVKAHDRLLQAFAIVYHTNKNVSLTIIGDGPEKVKLHGIAKALKIEHAVEFKGSMTREEIAQILPEFDYFVFSSDVETFGVAALEALSLGLPVVSTPSGGPGFFINESNGIISEDFSPFSLAKAMQEAMTRQWDKKQISQKCIDQFGEKAFVQKIEKLYGSLINQNRK
- a CDS encoding type 11 methyltransferase, whose protein sequence is MKNFQKETYWNERFKKEYSLRGVGDISFDVNFNNILYQIRSFVFKLILKKLKLENKDIKILDIGSGTGFYVKHWLELGYKNVVSSDISDVAVENLKKNFSSIKVIKFDITEKKLPFDQSERFDVISVIDVLFHIVDENEYINAIQNISKLLKPGGYLIASENFLTRKVHFQTKHQAFRSKEKILKVFEDNLLFPVLSKPMFVILYDPINGNKWNFFIWHQIKRIYRFKMYFLLKYCLMPIEKLLIILKKNGPSTEFYVLKKNEKII